A stretch of DNA from Triticum dicoccoides isolate Atlit2015 ecotype Zavitan chromosome 2A, WEW_v2.0, whole genome shotgun sequence:
TTAAGAAATTGTTAGTGGAAGCAAAACTCTGTAGCTTGTTTATGCCAGCCCAGGTAGACTGGTGGCTGATGCAGATGTAATATTCCAGTTCCGTGTATCTATAttctacatatacatatatatatagtgaCGATAATCGACGGTGACGAATGTAATTATTTATATATATGGCAGCAGCCATTTTTTTTTCTTCTGGGTGATGTGCATTTTCGAGTATGGATTCAGTAATCAGCTGGTGGTATGTTGGTGTCATAAGCAAGGTTGCCTTGGTGAGCCGTTGCTGTCGTCAGTTTTCGCGTATATGTAGCAAGGAGGGATGTATGATGCACCAAGTGACCGCATAGCGCAGTGGATTAGCGCGTCTGACTTCGGATCAGAAGGTCGTGGGTTCGACTCCCACTGTGGTCGCAAATTTTTTTGTACTGAATACTAAAATTTCCATTAGAAATGACCACTCAACTCCTCCACCGCAAAACAAATTTTTTTGTACTGAATACTAAAATTTCCATTAGAAATGACCACTCAACTCCTCCACCGCAAAATCTTTTTCTCTTCGCGCTCTGTTATTTTGTTATTGATTTGCATTAGATATCACCACTTAATTCCTCTGCTGTGAATCCTAATTATTTTTTGTTACTAGTCTTTTTTTGGGAATAAATGAGATTTTTATTGCTCAACCACGGGGACTACAATCATACCGGTGTACCAACTCAATCACATTTGGTCCAGACCGTAGCCAAACTGCCGTACGCACATGATGATGCCCTATCTGATCTAGCCTGTGCTACATTATTACATTTTTGTTAAATAGTCTTTTTTGTTACTATAGTTTGCATTACAAATGACCACTTGCTTCCACTCACCACTGTGAATTCTCTTTCTCTGCAGATTAACTTTTTCATGCTCTAATTTTTGTACCCATACTTAATTTTCCAACAGAAATCACCTCTTAGTCCCTCTACTGCaaattctctcttttttattttcacGCCCTGTTTTTTCTCTTATTGATTTGCATTAGATATCACCACTTACTTCCTCTGTTGTGGTCACGATTATTGTTTGTACTGAATACTAAAATTTCCACTAGAAATCACCTCTTAATCTCTCTACTGCAAATTCTCTCGTTTTATTTTCACTCtgttcttttgttgttgatttgtaTCAGAGACCACCACCTAATTCCTCTGCTGTGAATTCTATTAATTCTTGTTAATAATCTGCATTAGAAATGACTGCTTGCTTCCTCTCACAACCATGAATTCTCTTTTCTGCAGAATAACTTTTTCGTGCTCTAATTTTCTCCATTTCTATTAATAATTTGCATCAGAACCAGCAGTCACTTCCTCTATCCACTGAATTCTCTCCTCTACGCGACAACTGTTCCATGCTCTCTAATCGTTGAAGATCAATCGTATCACACGCTAAGAGTTTATTACAATTCTAGCAGGGGACTACTGAACCGAAGCTCAAACAATTTTACTTGAACGAACCAATGGTCGATCAGGCTTGCAGTTCTCGGGTCTGAACCCTGAACCTGAACTTCCATGATTTACAGCGCTAGCAGTCCGGAGGCCTGGGCACAGGCTGCCACCCAGCGCAGAGCTGAATGACCTCCTTGAGCGCCGGCGACGCCGCCTCCATCGTCCACCTGTCGTAGTACTCCTCCGGCCTGAAGACGCACTCGGCGCCCGGGCCGTCGACCAGGCACGGCAACGCCCCGTGCAGGAACGCGTCGCCCTCCGACCTGATCCACCCGGCCGCCGTCTCTTCTCTGTCAGCAGCCTGCAGCAGCATTCAGCTATGTAGTCAGCTCATCTCATCTCTGTGACTAGGATGTATGCAAATGCTGAGTCTCATCTTGTCTGAAAGACTGAAACTCTGAATGCAGGTACCTTCTCTGGCATGTACTTGAAGACCGTCTTCTTATGTCCTCCTTCGTATATGTTGCACTGAGACACAATCTGCAAAGGAGACATCATTCCATTTAGATTTGATGATCTCCAAGTAAGTGTTGCCAGTTGCAAGCATTTGGAATAGCGGATGCCGGATGAAATGAGTCACCTGAGCTTCGACGCCGGCGCAGACGGCGTAGATGCCCCAGTCCCTGGTGTAGTTGTTGTAGAGGTGGACCTTGCCGAAGCGCAGGCGCGGGTGCCTCTGCCGCGTGCCGTCGAAGAAGCAGTGGTGGATGGTCACCCTGATGCACCTGTCGTCGACGTGCTTTGGGTCCGCGCCGATGAGCATCGTCTTGTCATGCCTTGCAAAGTGGCATCTGTGCAAAAATGCAGTCACATACAGGCACATGTTCATCAGCACTACAATTATCAAACGAAATgagtgaagaactgaagatgcgTGATGCTGCACACAAAAATTTAGTTGGATTGCGTCATGTTTGTACACAGAAATTTAGTTGGTGAGGAGGGGCAGTAAAAAAAAGGAACTACTAGTACCTGGAGACGGTGATGTCGGTGCTCTGGCGCGTGATGTCGATGAGCCCGTCGTCGTAGTCGGCGAGGGAGCAGCGGTCGATCCAGATGTTGGTAGAGCCGGGCTTGATCTGGATGCCGTCGACGTCGTGGCCCCGGCCGGCCTCGAACTGGAGGTTGCAGACGATGACGTGGTGGCAGTCCTTGAGCTGGAGCCCCTTGCCGGTGAGCCGGACCCGCTGCCCGCGCCCGTCGATGGTCTTGTGGGAGGAGACCCGCAGGTAGGTGTGGAGGTGGATGTCGCCGGAGACCTCGAAGACGACCCACAGCGGCTCCTTGGCCCGGCACGCCTCCCGCAGCGTCCCGTGCCCGTCGTCTGCGGATCAATCGGTCGGTTCCTGTTGACAGAGTTCCGGAGCGAGATTGAAGGCGGGTAAAAAAGGGGGGACCTTGGAGGGAGGTGACGTGGTAGAGGGCGCCGTGGAGGCCCCCGATGGCGCGGCGGCCGAagccctcggcggcggcggcgagcgcgcgGAGGGTGCGGTCCGCGTCGGCGTAGGGCGTCCGCGGCTGCGGGGGGCGGTGGGCCGCCGTCGTCACCGCCCCCGGCCCCGCCTCGGCGTCCATGCCGGGGCAGGGGAGGTAGGCTGCGCCGGCGGCGGCTGGAGTCGGAGGAGGACGCGGGGGACGGTGGTCGGGGGAGGGGAAGGAGATCCAGCAGCAGTAGAGGCGGGAGAAACAGGAGGCACGGGCGCCCATGAAATTCGGCCGTGTCGGTCGGACTGTGGAGGCGAATCCAACACTCGCTCGCTCGGTACTCAACGTCTCAAACCCAAAGTCTTCCTTTTCTATTCCCCACTTCTAGAAACAAGAAAAGTCTTATTCATCTCCTATATGAAATCCCGGACCCTAAAGACACGCATACACCCCGTACCCATATGAGCGCTTCGAGAGACTGAGTCATTGAAACAACAACACGAAGAatctaaaataaatccagaaaatatgtGAGCAACCATGTCTCCGGCCTAGAACAGAGAATCCATCCAATAGGTTGGTTTCACCACAATGAATCTAACCGTTTAAGTTATGCTTAGTTCACATTTTTCTCCCTCTTTTGAAAGGCAACGGGATGCATCTTTCTTTGCCTTGCTTTTTTGGTTTTCTCTTTGCGGACAAGTAGTTGTTCCTTTGCCCTTCTATCTGTTCTCTTCAATGTGGGTCTCCTTCACTTCCATTGGTATTCAAAAAAAGTATTGGTTTGtcgaaagtgttactctgttcctgATCTCACATGGACTTGCCATAAACAGTAAAATCTAGAAAGTAATAATTCCAACAGGCATTACTGAGAGTTTACCTACGTGTAAATTTCCATCAATGATGAATGAAGTGCACTCATGTTGGCCTGgatataaataaaacaaaataagcgCTACAAAATGCTTTTGAAAAAAAACCTTTTTTGGATTATTGGTTTTGTTTTTATTCAGAGCATGACAATTGTTTTTTCATCAGGAAAATTTGCACGTGAGCACACATTGAACCATGTTTGTTCTAAAAAAACATCAGATATTATGAATTCTTTTACTTTTTTGGATTTTATTATACTATTTCCTACATATGTGCTCGGGGACCTAAATCCATTGTCTTTGGAAATAAAGACATGTCACAGGGGACCCCTCTATCATTCATCGTAGCTTTCATTCCTACAAGACCAGTGTTTGATgatccaactgcttcttcaagctGACCCACTGCCATTTAATTTTGATGATTCTTTTTAGAGGAAAATAAAAGCAGACCCCGGGATATTCAATTATGTTTTCGATCTCACATGCGCCATGGCAAACAGTAATGTTTCAGAATAGCAAAAAATGATGGTTTCCACGCAAAATGTTTGAATGTTCTAACTGCATGCAGAAATTCCATTAAAAAAATGACACTCATGGTGCTGTAAATAAAGATACAAAATTAGTGCTTCAAAAAGGTTGAAATAACATGTTCAAGATGCTCTGAACTTGTGGAAGGATGAATGATAGAGGGATCCTGTATTCGGGCGTGTTTGGTTCGTTGCTCGACACATTGCAAAATTCAGGCATGTTTGGTTCGTATCCACACATTGCTAAATTCTTGTCACTTCCTTAGCTATGAAGCAAATAAATTCAATCCCAGTTTTATTATATATATGTACATAtttttgccaaatcttgccacagttGCAATGATCAGTATGCTCACCACACTTTCTTTTTGTCTTGCCACAACTTAGAAAAAAAAATACATATAGCTATGAACCAAACATGCCCATAGTGTTCCCCCAAATGCATGAATGAGAACTTTTTATTCCAATATATGTGAGCGCAAAACATATGTGAGACCAAGCTAATCAATCCCCAAAATGTCAACAAATGTCCAGTTGCGAGGATAGCTAATCCGGCCTGGTCACACTCGTGGTATTTCCGCAGTAAATTGTCAATGTAGGCCAGTCATGATCAACAAGTCAGTGATAATAACTATAAGGAAAATATCTAAGACAAAGACACAAGAGAAAGAATCCCACTAGGTGGAGGGATACACATCCGTGGCAATCCAAACAGAACAAAGTCAAGCATTACCCAGCAGACAGTGGACACAAACTaagaaacaacatgctacatgatacAATGACAAAGTAGCCATTTTATTTATGTACAGGTCACACAAGAACAACACACAGTTGGAAACTACATCATATATTCATATCAGGCAGTTCATGTGAGCGCTCTAAGCAGGCACGGCAAAGCTCGGCTCGGTCCAGCTGGTTGGGTCGATGACGATGCATGGATCGTCCTTCTTGAACTCAGCCACCTGCAGAGTTCATCAGAGGAAGAGGAGGATTACACATAGAAGCAGAAGCTCAAGAAAACAACATGCTTGACAGGGATATGATGCCAAACCATTTCTCCACAGCTGGGGCAGTAGTGCTGTTTGTGCCAGAGGCAGTCCATGGAGGGGCACAGGAAGCACACACCCAGAAAGAATGGCATCATGCAAGCCACAACTGATGCGACGCTCGGCTTCGACCTGTTCAGTGTGCAACAAAAAAGGCTTAGCATCAATGATTTCAATTACATTTCACTATCATGGCAAGTACTGCAAGGAATACTGCGTTCACGTCCCCTCGCCTATCAATTCACACTTCCGCACGCGAAACTACAAGACTGCTTATTAGCTATCAAATATACAAGTAGGACAGACAGGCCAAACTGAACGATAACAAAATATTGTTTTTCCACAAAGATAATGAAAGAAGCTCTTTTCATGGCTATATACTGGAGTTGAGGTAGCAGTGGCTGACATCAAGCAATGTGTGGACAGATACAAGATACAAACAGAAAATGGTACTAAGCCGGACTTCTCAACACAGGATAATGCTCATTTAAGTTTGCCGGTCACCAAAATCCCTAGAGAACGCACTAATGGCATCCCCAAAAGGTGTTGCAGCATTGACACTTGGAAATGCGAATAGAATAATCAAATGCTATCAGGCTACAggtaatgtactactccctccgttccgaattacttgtcttagatttgtctagatacggaggtatctagtactaaaatgagtctagatacatccgtatctagacaaatccaagacaagtaattcggaacggagggagtacttggtaggTCTTTGCATAACAGAGGAGAAATGCTAGATTCAGGTTTGGGTTGCTAATTAATAAAAAAAATCCTCTGAATCACGTCTTTCCAACATTTCTGCTCCTACTAGCATTCNNNNNNNNNNNNNNNNNNNNNNNNNNNNNNNNNNNNNNNNNNNNNNNNNNNNNNNNNNNNNNNNNNNNNNNNNNNNNNNNNNNNNNNNNNNNNNNNNNNNNNNNNNNNNNNNNNNNNNNNNNNNNNNNNNNNNNNNNNNNNNNNNNNNNNNNNNNNNNNNNNNNNNNNNNNNNNNNNNNNNNNNNNNNNNNNNNNNNNNNNNNNNNNNNNNNNNNNNNNNNNNNNNNNNNNNNNNNNNNNNNNNNNNNNNNNNNNNNNNNNNNNNNNNNNNNNNNNNNNNNNNNNNNNNNNNNNNNNNCTGCACACTGATGCAACCACAATTTCATGTATCCCTCACAATTTTACTAGCCACCATCTCTTATCCCATTACCCACTAAAACTGGAGATAACTACAATGTTTCTATGTTTGGAGTCAggtcttttgaccttttagcattCAGAAATCATTCATACATTCTACGTAGTGATAAGAGGAGCACAGGATGGCATAGAAGGTTGATGATTGCGGAGCACCCTTGTCAGGGTTTTCTTTGATGGTCATCAGGATATCTTTAGTAGAGGGAAGATCCATCTTGAGTGCCCTTGTGGACCTTTTAAGGTTAGCGGGACATCAGTGGGTACTCTATAGGAGGATACACTAGAGTGTGGACTCGAGTGAACCACCATGTGCCATTCCATTTGATCCATAGAAAGAAAATCACTTCAAATCGAAGCTAGAGAAATtgcttaattgagttttctagtttTTGCACGTGTATGGCGAGGGTAATGTGCGTGCATGATGTTTGACAATGTACAACAAAACATATTGTTTTCGTTATCTTCCTTTACTGATTTTATTTGTCTCCTTTGGTATCTCGGATTGGTAGGGACGTGAAAAATAAAAAAGACAatattttatatcatattgcaccaTCAACCAGGACATCAATGCAGAATATAAAAAAAAAACTGGGGCTCTAAGATGCTGGGGCAAATAAGTTGCAGAGCTGCCTAATGTTACCTATCATCAGAAAAACAGAATAAGGAAGTAAGATCTTCACACAAAATTTTGTTCACCAAATTAAACTTGGATCCATCTAAGCTAAATATTACCCAAATGGAAGTCAAAATCATAAGAGTACAAAGAATGCAGCCAGAATGAAACTCCACATTAATAAGATAgtctctaactcaacttcacaataAGCGTCAATCCTGATGAGTCTCCCACTAATAAACTTTGAAGAGTTTGACAGAACAATCAACCCAAGAACAATTCCTCTTTCCAACCAAGGCTGCCCCGCGCGTCAAGATGAACAAGGAGCCTGATTTATAAATATAACAGCATGAAAAACACCTCAAGGATCAAGCTCCTCACATTTGAGAGCCCAGAGATCATAGAAACTACCTCTAGGCCGCACTAGACTCCGAAAGAACCATCATCTCTAACTATCACCCCTATTTATCTATCATTAGAGCAACACCATTCTCCACTCTTTCACAGGAATCAAGCTAGCCCTCGGGACGCACCAAGTAAGACGCCCACGGCTTAAACAAAAATTCGGTTCGATCAATCCACAATCCAGTATAATCCCATCCTCAAATCGCGCCTAAACCTCATAGAGGTCGTTTATTCGCCCCCAAATAACCGCGCGAGATGACAAGGGGGGAGAAGCAAAANNNNNNNNNNNNNNNNNNNNNNNNNNNNNNNNNNNNNNNNNNNNNNNNNNNNNNNNNNNNNNNNNNNNNNNNNNNNNNNNNNNNNNNNNNNNNNNNNNNNNNNNNNNNNNNNNNNNNNNNNNNNNNNNNNNNNNNNNNNNNNNNNNNNNNNNNNNNNNNNNNNNNNNNNNNNNNNNNNNNNNNNNNNNNNNNNNNNNNNNNNNNNNNNNNNNNNNNNNNNNNNNNNNNNNNNNNNNNNNNNNNNNNNNNNNNNNNNNNNNNNNNNNNNNNNNNNNNNNNNNNNNNNNNNNNNNNNNNNNNNNNNNNNNNNNNNNNNNNNNNNNNNNNNNNNNNNNNNNNNNNNNNNNNNNNNNNNNNNNNNNNNNNNNNNNNNNNNNNNNNNNNNNNNNNNNNNNNNNNNNNNNNNNNNNNNNNNNNNNNNNNNNNNTGGTTGCTGACCGGACGGAGGTGACGGCGGCGTCGCCGCAGGACTGGCAGTGGAAGGGGGCGGGCGTGTCGCGGAACATGGTGTGCTGCAGCggcacccccttgggcgcgccggcGTAGATCGCGTTCGGCGGCACCCGCCCCGCCGCGTAGGGGTCCGGCGGGTAGTAGTAGCTGCCCTGGGCCTGCGCCGGGTTGTACGGGATGCCGAGGGCcggctcctcgccggcggccttggCCGTCGCCATGGTCGCTGCCGGCGGGCGGAGATCTGGGCCGGGCGGTGCGCGGTCGCCGGTCGTGGTTGGGGGGTCTGCCTTCTGTGCCGTGCGATGACAGGCGCGTCGAGGCTTGATGAGGGGGCTGGAGCTCGGAACGGACAGCCGGGATAATATATATCCCGGTGTTGTGAAAGACAGTTCTTCTCCGTGTTGAAAAAGTACGCGATCGGTTCGGCCACCTTCCATGAAGAGCCTCCCACTCCCACCTTCCTTCGGACGATGCTTCGGTACGCACctacctttgtgtctatgacatgtgggtccaacagatggttggcccacatgtcaatgacccaaaGGCAGATGCCTTTAAGGCACTGAAGCTGCATCTCCTTTCTTCCCCACCTAAACAATATAATCTTTTTGAC
This window harbors:
- the LOC119353092 gene encoding probable pectate lyase 4 — protein: MGARASCFSRLYCCWISFPSPDHRPPRPPPTPAAAGAAYLPCPGMDAEAGPGAVTTAAHRPPQPRTPYADADRTLRALAAAAEGFGRRAIGGLHGALYHVTSLQDDGHGTLREACRAKEPLWVVFEVSGDIHLHTYLRVSSHKTIDGRGQRVRLTGKGLQLKDCHHVIVCNLQFEAGRGHDVDGIQIKPGSTNIWIDRCSLADYDDGLIDITRQSTDITVSRCHFARHDKTMLIGADPKHVDDRCIRVTIHHCFFDGTRQRHPRLRFGKVHLYNNYTRDWGIYAVCAGVEAQIVSQCNIYEGGHKKTVFKYMPEKAADREETAAGWIRSEGDAFLHGALPCLVDGPGAECVFRPEEYYDRWTMEAASPALKEVIQLCAGWQPVPRPPDC
- the LOC119357549 gene encoding GSH-induced LITAF domain protein-like, which codes for MEGGRTDRVLFQHGEELSFTTPGYILSRLSVPSSSPLIKPRRACHRTAQKADPPTTTGDRAPPGPDLRPPAATMATAKAAGEEPALGIPYNPAQAQGSYYYPPDPYAAGRVPPNAIYAGAPKGVPLQHTMFRDTPAPFHCQSCGDAAVTSVRSKPSVASVVACMMPFFLGVCFLCPSMDCLWHKQHYCPSCGEMVAEFKKDDPCIVIDPTSWTEPSFAVPA